AAACGCACCTCGCCGGCCGGCGTCAGGATCATCACCCCGGCAATCCCAGGCTGGGCCCCGAGGTGATTGACAATATCGCGCAAGCCCTCAACGTCGCGTTTGAGCATTGCATTTTCGAGCGCCCCGCGCAGCAGACGGCTGACCTGCTCGGCGGCCCGGGTCCGTTCCTCGATCAATTGCTGGCGATAGAGACCGAAAAAAAGCAGGCCAAACAACAGCGAAGCACCGCCCGCAACCAGCAGGATCCGCCGCAGCATCGCAGCCACCAGCGTCCCTGCCGGCAGCCCGGCAACTGCCGCCGGTGGCTCAAGGAGCGGCATGCCGCCCCCGGTTCAACGAGCCAGCGGCCGCGCCGGGTCTGCGCACCACTCGCTCCACGACCCCGGATAGAGCCGGGCACCGGGCAAGCCGGCAATTTCCATGGCCACCAGATTGAGGCAGGCGGACACGCCCGAGCCGCATTGGTGCACCACCTGCTCCGGTGCGGCACCGGCCAGCAGCGACAGCCATTCGGCACGCAGCACGGCCGCCGGCTTGAAGCGGCCATCGGGCAGCAAGTTATCCTTGAAGAAGCGATTGCGAGCCCCCGGGATATGCCCGCCGACCGGGTCGATGGTCTCGTTCTCACCGCGATAGCGATCAGGCGACCGGGCATCGACCAGACACATATTCACGGTCGACAGGTTTTTTTGCACAAAATCGGCGTCGACCGTCAATCCCGGCCTGGGTACGGCCACCGTACTGGCCGGCTGCGGTGTCTTGGTCCCCGCAGCCGGAGCATCCGCAGCCCCCGCCGCTATCTGCCCTCCTGCCGCCAGCCAGGCCGCCCAGCCGCCGTCGAGCAAGGCCACTGCCTCGTGACCGAGCCAGCGCAACAGCCACCACAGGCGCCCGGCGATCATTCCCTGGGCATCGTCATAGACCACCACCTGCGTCGTTGGCGCCAGCCCCAGCCCGGCCATCCGGGCGGCAAAGACCGCCGGATCAGGCAACGGGTGGCGGCCATTGCCGCCGCTCACCATCCCCGACAGATCGCGGTCACAATGCAGGAAACGGGCGCCCGGCACATGCGCCGCAGCGTAGGCCCGCTCGCCGTACTCCGGGTCAGCCAGCTGGTGCCGCACATCGATCACCAGCCAGTCCGGTGCATCGAGATGCGCCGCCAGAGTGGCGGCGTCGACATGGGTAAGATAAGGCTTCACCCCGGGACTCACAGTGGCTCCATCTCCAGCCACATCCTGGCCTCCTCGGCGACCGCAAAGACCTCGACATCGGCATTGACAAAGGTCTGCGACAACCAGGCGCTCCAGGTCACCCACTGGCTGTCGGTAACCACTGCCACCCGCTTGAAGTCGTTGGCGTGCGCCCGCGAAAACTTGACCTCCTCCCAGGCCACATCCAGCGTCAGGCCGGCCATCTGGCTAAGATCGAAATAAAGGTCTACCGGCCCCTCGAATTTCACCTTGTAATTGACGACCTCCTCAAACTCCTTGTAATCGGCCAGAGTGAACTCGCCGAATACGGCGACGTTGACGAGATTTGGTTTGTGGTCGATGACGATCATGATCTGCTCCCGAAAGTGGTTCACGGCCTGCCATCCTTGTCGTGGCGGGGCTTCAGGGACTATCTTAATCCCATGCGAGCAAGCCCGCACGTCGACCGCCGGGCAACCCCCGGCGGAATTCCGCGCAAACCGGAGAAGCTGCGCCAAAAAAGCAGGCTTTTTACGGTCGACCGTGGCTCCCTCCGGATTTCTCCGGCATCGTCTGTCCACCCTGAATCAGCCCCTGTCCTCACCATGACCACCACGCCCCCACCGACCGCACAGACCCGGGAAGAAATTCTCGCCTGCCTGCAAAATACCCCGCTGCGCATCGGCCAGATCGACGTCAACGGCAAATGCAATGCCAAGTGCTGGTATTGCCCGGTGAAGTACGAAGGCAATCCGCAGGAGTTTGCGGTCCAGATGCCGCCGGAGATGCTCGACGAGATTCTCGGCAAGCTGCGGGCATCGCCCCTGATCACACCCGATTTCCGCTTCCTCTACACCTGTCATTACAACGAAGTGCTGCTCTACCGCCATTTTGCCGAACTGCCCGGACTCTTCCGCAAGCACGGTTTCGCCACCATGGTACTGTCGAATGGCACACCGCTGACTCCCGAAAAAATCGACATCATCATGGACAATCAGGACGTGATCTGGGGTCTGGCACTGAATATTCCGGCGCTCGAACAAAACGACTGGGCCCGCAAAACCGGCTTCCCTGCGAGCATGCACAACAAGCTGCTGCGCAATCTCGATTATCTGCACGAGCGGCGCAGCGCGACCATCCAGATCAACTGCGCCACCAATACGGCCAGTGTGCTCGGCGAAGGCATGGGCAACACCAGCGAAGAAGCAGAGAATATCGCCGAAGCCTTCCGCCAGCGCTATCCGAAATTCAAAATATCGCTGCAAACCTGGCTCAGCGACCGGGCGGGAAAACTCAGCGAGCATGGAGCGATCTCGCTGCAACAAGCGGCCAGGCAACCGATCATCGGCTGCTCGCACTCGGCCAACGAAGGCGGCCGGGTGTTCGGCTGGGCACACATCAACGCACGTGGCCAGATGTTTCTATGCTGCGACGATTACGAGATGCGCTACCGCTTTGGCGACCTGACCCAACAGAGCTTCGCCGAAGCCTGGCTGTCGGCCGAGCATATCGATGCGATCGAAGCCTCGCGCAACGGCATTTGCCGCCACTGCCCCTTCCGCATCGAGCAGACAGCCTGAAGCAGCGGCCGCTCAGTCCTGCTCGACCGGGCTGGCGCGCGAGAAATGCGTGGCGGCGATGCCGGAGAGGATGATCAGGCCGATCGCCGCCCAACCCGAGGCGTCCATCACCTCGCCCCAGAGCTGCATCCCGAAGAGGCTGGAAAAAATCACCGTACTGTAGGCCAGCGCCGCCGAAACCAGGGTTTTACCGCGCGAATAGGCGCGGGTCATCGCCAGTTGCGCAACGGTGGCAAAGCTGGCCACCCCGAGCAGCAGCAAGCCGCTCTCCAGATCCACCGGATGCAGTTCGGAAAACGCCAGCCAGACGGCAGCGCAGACGGTAGACACCAGCGAAAAATAAAATACCGTGCGGGTTTCCGACTCGCCGCGCGCGCCCAGCTGGCGGACGCTGAAATAAGCCATCCCGGCCATGATCCCGGAACCCAGACCGATCAGACCGCCGACCAACTGCTCGGCGTGCAGGGTCGGTTTGAGCAACAGGCCAACCCCGAGCAGCCCGACCGCCAAGGCCCCGAGCATGCCGCCCCGGACGCGCAAACCGGCCAGCGCCAGATAGAGGGCGAGAAAGATCGCCGAGGTGTAGTTGAGCGTCACCGCCGTCGCCAGCGGCAACAGGGTAATCGCGTAGAAATAGGAAAACAGCGAAATGAAGCCGACCACGCCGCGCGTGATCTGCCAGCGCAGGTGCGCGGTCGCCAGCGGCACGCCGCGCAGGCGAACCAGACCGAACATCAGAATCAGCGACAGGAAACTGCGCCAGAAAGTGATCTCGACCGCCGAATGGGTAGCCGATGCGAGCTTGACGCACACTCCCATGCAGGCGAAGAGCAAGCTGGCAACGATCATCCACAGGGATTGCATAGAAAGCCGGTTATCCGAAACGAGGCAGAGTCGCGCCGACGCGATCCGCAAAAAACAAAAGGGCGCCGGCTTTTTGCTGCCGACGCCCGGTTGACCGTGGAAGACCGCTCAGCGGGCCTCAATCGAGGATTGCATGACCCGGCGATAGAACTCGTGGAAGTGCTGCATGCCGTCTTCCATCGGGCTCTGGTAGGGACCGACCTCGTTGCGCCCCTGCGCGAGCAGCGCCTTGCGGCCGCGATCCATGCGTTCACCGATATCGTCGTCCTCGATCGCCGTCTCCATGTAGGCGGCGCGCTCGGCCTCGATGAACTCGCGTTCGAAATCGACGATTTCCTCGGGGTAGTAGAACTCGACCACGTTCATGGTCTTGTTCGGCCCCTGCGGGATCAGCGTAGACACCACCAGGACGTGCGGATACCACTCGACCATGATATTCGGGTAGTAAGTCAGCCAGATCGCGCCTTGCGGCGGGGTCTCGCCCCGGTCACCGTAGTACTCGCGCACCACTTTCTGCCACTTGTCGTAGACCGCCGAACCGGACTTCATCAACGAGGTAATGCCGACCTTCTGCACCGAATACCAGTCGCCAAATTGCCAGGTCAGATCGTCGCAGGTGACGAAGTTGCCGAGACCGGGGTGGTAGGGCACGACATGGTAGTCCTCCAGATAGACCTCGATGAAGGTCTTCCAGTTGTAGTTGCACTCGTGCATCTCGACGTGGTCGAGCTTGTAGCCGGTGAAATCGAGGTCACGCGCCACCTTCATCCCGGCCAGATCGGCATTGGCCGAACGCGGGCCCTTGAAGAGCAGGCCGTTCCAGTTTTCCAGCCGGGCCTTGTCGAGGTTGAGGCAAGGATTCTGCGGAAAGTGCGGCGCCCCGATCAGTTGCCCGCCCTGGTCGTAGGTCCAGCGGTGAATCGGGCAAACCACCGGCCCTTCGAGCGTGCCGCTGCCTTGCAGCATGATCGCCTGGCGATGGCGGCAGACGTTGGACATCTGCCAGATCCCGGCGTTGGGGCCGATTTCGCCGCCATTGAGCAGCATCTGGCCGTGGTCCTTCCATTCCAGCGAACGATAGTTGCCGGGTTCCGGAACCATCAGTTGGTGCCCGACATAGCCGGGACCGGCATCGAAGATGAGCTTTTTCTCCAGCTCATAGATTTTTTCGTCGAAGTACCAGTCCACCGGCAGTTGGGAAACTGCGGGGGCCAAACGGGACATCGTGGCGACATCGGACATCTCAAGCCTCCGGCAGGATTGTGAAAATTAACGGAAAGGCGGGATTCTACCCGTCCCCGCATTTGACCAGAAGCCCTTTGTTGGAGTATTTTGATATGTTTTGTCATCCCCCGTTGACATGGATCAATCCCCAATTGGCGACCTGAAATTCGAGGCTGCGCTGGCCGAACTTGAAGGCATCGTGCGCAGCATGGAGAACGGCCAGCTTGAACTGGAGGCCGCAATTGCCGCCTACAGCCGCGGCATGGCGCTGATGCAGCACTGTGGCGCCCAGCTGGACGCCGCCGAGGATCAGATTCGCATCCTGGAAAATGGCCAGTTGCGCGCCGTTGACCGTAGCACGCTGGAGAATTCGTGACTTCCGCCTCCCCGACCGCCACCCTTGCCTTCAGCGACTGGATGGCGACGACGCAGCAGCGCGTCGAACAGGCCCTGAGCCAGCACCTGCCTTCTGCCGACCGGATTCCCGCCCGCCTGCATGCGGCGATGCGCTACGCGACCCTGGGCGGCGGCAAGCGCGTCCGGCCGCTGTTGGTGTTTGCGGCCGGCGAACTGTCTGGCGCTCCGGTCGAACGCTTGGAAGTCGCCGCCTGCGCGGTCGAGATGATCCACGTTTATTCACTGGTGCACGACGACCTGCCGTGCATGGACGACGACGTACTGCGCCGTGGCCGCCCGACCTGCCACGTCGAATACGACGAACCGACCGCGCTGCTGGTCGGCGACAGCCTGCAAACCCGGGCCTTTGAAAT
This genomic window from Dechloromonas sp. ZY10 contains:
- a CDS encoding STAS/SEC14 domain-containing protein, producing the protein MIVIDHKPNLVNVAVFGEFTLADYKEFEEVVNYKVKFEGPVDLYFDLSQMAGLTLDVAWEEVKFSRAHANDFKRVAVVTDSQWVTWSAWLSQTFVNADVEVFAVAEEARMWLEMEPL
- a CDS encoding radical SAM/SPASM domain-containing protein, which translates into the protein MTTTPPPTAQTREEILACLQNTPLRIGQIDVNGKCNAKCWYCPVKYEGNPQEFAVQMPPEMLDEILGKLRASPLITPDFRFLYTCHYNEVLLYRHFAELPGLFRKHGFATMVLSNGTPLTPEKIDIIMDNQDVIWGLALNIPALEQNDWARKTGFPASMHNKLLRNLDYLHERRSATIQINCATNTASVLGEGMGNTSEEAENIAEAFRQRYPKFKISLQTWLSDRAGKLSEHGAISLQQAARQPIIGCSHSANEGGRVFGWAHINARGQMFLCCDDYEMRYRFGDLTQQSFAEAWLSAEHIDAIEASRNGICRHCPFRIEQTA
- a CDS encoding DMT family transporter — its product is MQSLWMIVASLLFACMGVCVKLASATHSAVEITFWRSFLSLILMFGLVRLRGVPLATAHLRWQITRGVVGFISLFSYFYAITLLPLATAVTLNYTSAIFLALYLALAGLRVRGGMLGALAVGLLGVGLLLKPTLHAEQLVGGLIGLGSGIMAGMAYFSVRQLGARGESETRTVFYFSLVSTVCAAVWLAFSELHPVDLESGLLLLGVASFATVAQLAMTRAYSRGKTLVSAALAYSTVIFSSLFGMQLWGEVMDASGWAAIGLIILSGIAATHFSRASPVEQD
- the xseB gene encoding exodeoxyribonuclease VII small subunit; the encoded protein is MDQSPIGDLKFEAALAELEGIVRSMENGQLELEAAIAAYSRGMALMQHCGAQLDAAEDQIRILENGQLRAVDRSTLENS
- a CDS encoding sulfurtransferase; translation: MKPYLTHVDAATLAAHLDAPDWLVIDVRHQLADPEYGERAYAAAHVPGARFLHCDRDLSGMVSGGNGRHPLPDPAVFAARMAGLGLAPTTQVVVYDDAQGMIAGRLWWLLRWLGHEAVALLDGGWAAWLAAGGQIAAGAADAPAAGTKTPQPASTVAVPRPGLTVDADFVQKNLSTVNMCLVDARSPDRYRGENETIDPVGGHIPGARNRFFKDNLLPDGRFKPAAVLRAEWLSLLAGAAPEQVVHQCGSGVSACLNLVAMEIAGLPGARLYPGSWSEWCADPARPLAR
- a CDS encoding aromatic ring-hydroxylating dioxygenase subunit alpha, coding for MSDVATMSRLAPAVSQLPVDWYFDEKIYELEKKLIFDAGPGYVGHQLMVPEPGNYRSLEWKDHGQMLLNGGEIGPNAGIWQMSNVCRHRQAIMLQGSGTLEGPVVCPIHRWTYDQGGQLIGAPHFPQNPCLNLDKARLENWNGLLFKGPRSANADLAGMKVARDLDFTGYKLDHVEMHECNYNWKTFIEVYLEDYHVVPYHPGLGNFVTCDDLTWQFGDWYSVQKVGITSLMKSGSAVYDKWQKVVREYYGDRGETPPQGAIWLTYYPNIMVEWYPHVLVVSTLIPQGPNKTMNVVEFYYPEEIVDFEREFIEAERAAYMETAIEDDDIGERMDRGRKALLAQGRNEVGPYQSPMEDGMQHFHEFYRRVMQSSIEAR